The DNA segment GGAGGTCGTCGCGCGAGACCTCGATCGCGCGCTCGATCACTTCCCCGCACTGCGGGAGCGGCTGGACCGGCCGGCGGGCGGCCTCTCGGGTGGCCAGCAGCAGATGCTCGCGGTGGCCCGCGGCCTCATGGGCGCGCCGCGCTTCCTCATGCTGGACGAGCCGTCGCTGGGACTGGCCCCGATCCTGGTGCGGGAGATCTTCGCGGTGATCGCGCGGCTGCGCGCCGACGGCGTCACGATCCTGCTGGTCGAGCAGATGGCGGGCCAGGCCCTCGGCCTCGCCGACCGCGCCTACGTGCTCGAGCGCGGACGCGTGACGCTGTCGGGCCCGGCTGCCGAGATCCGGGAGAACCCCGCGGTGGTGCAGGCGTACCTGGGAAGCGGGCGGCGCTGATGGACCGCGTGGTCGCCGTCACGCGCATGAGCCGCGCCGTCGCGGCGCGGCTCGACGCCTGGTCGGGGACGGTCGGACACGTCCACTCGGTGTTCGAGCGCGCGATCAACCTGCAATGGCCCGACGGGAGTCTCCTCGCGCTCCATGGACCCGGGCCCCTGCTGGCGCCGTTCGCCGCCGCGGTCGATGACGTCGAGCCGCTGCGGTGGCTTCGGATCGGCACGCCGGTCACCATCGGCGCGCGACGTCTCGTCGCCGAAGGGCTCTCGATCCCGTGGCCGCGCGTCGAGGTGGTCGATTGCTCGGTCGACACCGCCGGAGGTCGCGGCGGTCGTTCAACGCGGCACCTCCGGCACTGGCGCGGACGCCACTCGGCGAGCCTGGACTCGGCACCGGGAGTCGCCGGCCGCGCGCGCCTGGCGGCGGCGATCCGGGAGCGCGACGCCGCGCGGCTGATCGCGGGCGCGGTGACGCTGCTGGGCCTCGGCGACGGGCTCACGCCGTCCGGCGACGATTGCCTGGTGGGCGCGCTCGCCGTCCTGCACCACGTGGACCGCGAATGGCTGCCGCGCGGAGGAGCCTCGGCCGTGGGCGCGATTGCCGGATCGGCGCTCGAGCGGACGACCACGATCGGACGCGAGTTCGTGCTGCACGCGCTGGCGGGCCGCTTCTCCGAGCCGGTCCTCGCCGTGCTGCGCGCGATCTCACCCGACGAGCAGCGGCGCGCCGTGGCCTGTCTCGTCCGGCTCGGCGCGACCTCGGGCGCCGACACGCTCTGCGGCATGCGGCTCGCCTGCCGGTCGCTCGCGGCCTGAGCCATGGCCTACGCGACACTGATCAAGCGCGGGGCCTATCACGACTCGGTCACGCTGCTGAACCTGGCGCGCGCGCTCCGCGGCCGTCCGGGCGTCCGCGAGGTCGGCGTGGTGATGGGCACGCCCGCCAATCGCGATCTGCTCGCGCAGGCGTCCCTGCTCACCGACGAGGCCGCCACCGCGACCGCCAACGACCTGGTGGTCGTGGTGGACGCCGACTCCGCAGCCATCGCCGGCGAGGCCGCCGCCTCGGTGCAGTCGCGGCTGGCCGAACGCGTGTCGCGGCGGGATGACCGGGGTGGCGGGCGGCCGCGGACCATCGGCGCCGCGATCCGGCGAATGCCGGAGGCGAACCTGGCCCTGATCTCGGTCCCGGGCGCCTTCGCCGCCGCGGAGGCGCGGCGCGCCCTGCACGCCGGCCTCCACGTGATGCTCTTCAGCGACAACGTCAGCCTGGAGGACGAGGTGGCGCTCAAGCACCTCGCCATCGAGCGCGGTCTCCTCCTCATGGGCCCGGACTGCGGCACCGCCTACGTCGGCGGCGTCCCGCTCGGCTTCGCCAACGTGGTCCCACGCGGGCGCGTCGGCATCGTGGCCGCGTCGGGCACCGGCCTGCAGCAGGTGGCCGCGCTGCTGGCCGGACGCGGCCACGGAATCTCCCACGCCATCGGAGTCGGGGGCCGCGACATGGGCGCCACGGTCGGCGGCGCCATGGCCCTGTCTTCTCTCGATCTGCTCGCCGCGGATCCAACCACCGATCTCGTCATGGTGATCGGCAAGCCGCCGGCGCCCGCGGTCGCGGAGCGCGTGCGGTCGCGCCTGCGCGCCATCGGCAGGCCGGCGGTGATCTGCCTGCTCGGGCCGGCCGTGACCGACGGTCGCGAGGGCTCCATCATCACGGTCGCCACCCTGGAGGACGCGGCATTCGCCGCCGATGCCATCCTGATGAACCGGCCTTGGCAACCGCTGGCGTTCTCGGATCCCGATGCGCGGCGCCGAGTCAGCGATGCCCGCCGTCAACTGACCGCCGCCCAATCGAGCGTGCTCGGCCTCTACGCGGGCGGCACCCTCGCGCACGAGAGCCTCCTGATCCTGGACCGGCTGCTGGGCCCGGTCGCGTCGAACCTCACCGATCGGGCGGCGCTGGAGCGGCGCGCGGGCCATCGCGTGCTCGACATGGGCGCCGACGAGTTCACGGTCGGGCGGGCGCATCCGATGCTGGACCCGACCGCGCGCGTCGAGGCGATCCGCGAGGCGGCGCGGCGTACCGACCTGGCGGTGCTGCTGCTCGACGTCGTCCTCGGCCGCGGCGCGGCCATCGATCCCGCCGGGGATCTGGCGGGCGCGGTCCGCGCGGCTCGCGCCGAGGCTCGCGGGCGTGGCCAGGGCCTGGCGGTGGTGGCCACGGTGGTCGGCACCGCGGAGGACCCGCAGGGGCTGCCGGCCCAGGTCGCAACGCTCGAAGCGGCCGGCGCCTGGGTGCTGCCGTCCAACGCGCAGGCCGCGCGGGCCGCCGCGTGCATCGCGGGCGGTGACGTGTTGATCGACTCGCTCCTCGGCGGGCCCGGAGGTCGTGCGTGACCACGCACGGGCGCGCCCTGCTCGCGGACGGCCCTCGCGTCGTCAACGTGGGCCTCGAAGGCTTCGCCGAGGACCTGGACGCGCACGGCGTGCCGGTGACGCACGTGGGCTGGCGTCCCCCCGCGGGCGGTGATGTGGTCATGGCGCGGCGGCTGGCCGCCCTCGACGCGGACATCACGATCGCGGCCGCCAACGAGGCGGTGCTCGCACGGCTCACCGGCGGGCACCCGGTCCTGGTGGACTGCCGTCCGGCCCGCGAGGCGATGGACCTGGAGGACCGCGTCGTGCTCCACGCGGGCCCGCCGCTCGCCTGGGAGCGCGCCTGCCCCACCATGCAGGCGGCCGTGCTCTGCGCCATCCGCTACGAAGGCTGGGCGGCCGACGACGCCGGCGCCCGCCGCCTGGTGGAGCAGGGCGGCGTCAGGCTCGCCCCGTGCCATTCGCGCGGAGCGGTCGGCCCCATGACCGGGCTGATCACCCGCTCCATGCCGGTCTTCGTCGTCGAGAATCGCGCGGGCGACAACCGCGCCTTCGCGACGATCAACGAGGGACTGGGCGCGGTCCTTCGTTTCGGGGCCAATGACGCGCGCGTGATCCGGCGCCTGCAGTGGCTCGCGGAGGAGGCGGGGCCCCTCCTGGGCGCGGCGCTGCGCGCGGGAGACGGCGTCGACCTGCGCGCGCTGATGAGCCAGGCGCTGCGGATGGGCGACGAGATGCACCAGCGCAACACCGCGGCCTCGGCACTGCTGACGCGTCTCCTGATGCCGGCGGTGGCGCGCGCGACCGCCGAGGCGGCGGCGATCGCGCGGCTCGCCGAATTCATCGCCGGCAACGATCAGTTCTTCCTCAATCTCGCGATGGCCGCCGGCAAGGCGATCACCGACCCCTGCGTGGGTGCGGGGCCGTCGACCCTCCCCTCAACTCTGGTGGTCACGATGGCCCGCAACGGCACCGACTTCGGGATCCGGGTGGCGGGGCTGGGCGACCGCTGGCTGACCGCGCCGGTGAACGTGCCCGACGGCCTCTACTTCGCCGGATTCGGGCCCGCCGACGCGAACCCGGACATCGGCGACAGCGCCATCGTCGAGACCATCGGGCTCGGCGGCGCGTCGATGGCGGCCTCGCCGGCGGTGGCCGGCTTCGTGGGTGCGGGCGGCCTGCGCGAGGCGCTCGCCCTGACCGAGGAGATGGCCGAGATCTCGGCGGGCGAGCACCCGCACTTCCGCATCCCGACGCGCGACGACCGCGGCGCGCCGGTGGGCATCGACATCCGCCGCGTGG comes from the Candidatus Methylomirabilota bacterium genome and includes:
- a CDS encoding DUF2877 domain-containing protein — its product is MDRVVAVTRMSRAVAARLDAWSGTVGHVHSVFERAINLQWPDGSLLALHGPGPLLAPFAAAVDDVEPLRWLRIGTPVTIGARRLVAEGLSIPWPRVEVVDCSVDTAGGRGGRSTRHLRHWRGRHSASLDSAPGVAGRARLAAAIRERDAARLIAGAVTLLGLGDGLTPSGDDCLVGALAVLHHVDREWLPRGGASAVGAIAGSALERTTTIGREFVLHALAGRFSEPVLAVLRAISPDEQRRAVACLVRLGATSGADTLCGMRLACRSLAA
- a CDS encoding DUF1116 domain-containing protein: MTTHGRALLADGPRVVNVGLEGFAEDLDAHGVPVTHVGWRPPAGGDVVMARRLAALDADITIAAANEAVLARLTGGHPVLVDCRPAREAMDLEDRVVLHAGPPLAWERACPTMQAAVLCAIRYEGWAADDAGARRLVEQGGVRLAPCHSRGAVGPMTGLITRSMPVFVVENRAGDNRAFATINEGLGAVLRFGANDARVIRRLQWLAEEAGPLLGAALRAGDGVDLRALMSQALRMGDEMHQRNTAASALLTRLLMPAVARATAEAAAIARLAEFIAGNDQFFLNLAMAAGKAITDPCVGAGPSTLPSTLVVTMARNGTDFGIRVAGLGDRWLTAPVNVPDGLYFAGFGPADANPDIGDSAIVETIGLGGASMAASPAVAGFVGAGGLREALALTEEMAEISAGEHPHFRIPTRDDRGAPVGIDIRRVVETGITPLINTGIAGRQPGVGQIGAGTVRAPLACFEQALIAMAEARGVAG
- the fdrA gene encoding acyl-CoA synthetase FdrA: MAYATLIKRGAYHDSVTLLNLARALRGRPGVREVGVVMGTPANRDLLAQASLLTDEAATATANDLVVVVDADSAAIAGEAAASVQSRLAERVSRRDDRGGGRPRTIGAAIRRMPEANLALISVPGAFAAAEARRALHAGLHVMLFSDNVSLEDEVALKHLAIERGLLLMGPDCGTAYVGGVPLGFANVVPRGRVGIVAASGTGLQQVAALLAGRGHGISHAIGVGGRDMGATVGGAMALSSLDLLAADPTTDLVMVIGKPPAPAVAERVRSRLRAIGRPAVICLLGPAVTDGREGSIITVATLEDAAFAADAILMNRPWQPLAFSDPDARRRVSDARRQLTAAQSSVLGLYAGGTLAHESLLILDRLLGPVASNLTDRAALERRAGHRVLDMGADEFTVGRAHPMLDPTARVEAIREAARRTDLAVLLLDVVLGRGAAIDPAGDLAGAVRAARAEARGRGQGLAVVATVVGTAEDPQGLPAQVATLEAAGAWVLPSNAQAARAAACIAGGDVLIDSLLGGPGGRA
- a CDS encoding ABC transporter ATP-binding protein; this translates as MSALTVSGLSVACGGATVLHDVSLEVRAGEIVSVVGGNGAGKTTLLKTVAGVLRPAAGRIAVGDEAIGGRPSWEVARRGVVLVPEGRGIFGDQSVRDNLLLGAVARRAAREVVARDLDRALDHFPALRERLDRPAGGLSGGQQQMLAVARGLMGAPRFLMLDEPSLGLAPILVREIFAVIARLRADGVTILLVEQMAGQALGLADRAYVLERGRVTLSGPAAEIRENPAVVQAYLGSGRR